A single window of Malus sylvestris chromosome 5, drMalSylv7.2, whole genome shotgun sequence DNA harbors:
- the LOC126622426 gene encoding MDIS1-interacting receptor like kinase 2-like isoform X10 — MQLKTMTFHYMLLLLSSLPLIKTTSISPTKQAESLIKWKEGFSSSSSSPPSPLNSWSLTNLSSLCNWTAIVCTKTRTVSKIQLSGMEINGTLALFDFYLFPNLTHFNLSGNYFRGPIPSAIGNLSSLTTLNLGNKFYEETHNQFSGPIPDNIGLISGLQYIDLSNNFLEGKIPPSIGKLRELQFLYLSYNSLNSSIPSELGLCTNLTHLSLSSNNLNGELPLSLSNLKSLVQLDLHNNRFIGQILLSLVSNWTELVSLNLQHNSFNGTISVETGQLRQLQYLNLYSNKFSGEIPQSLGNLSQLQGLSLDQNHLRGEIPQSLGKLTQLQGHYLSDNHLTGEIPQSLGKLTKLQQLYLSDNHLTGEIPQSLGKLTQLQQLYLSDNHLTGEIPQSLGNLSRLQRLDLSVNNLTGVIPRISGMLDLKLLSLSNNNLTWVIPIFLFLAVGLTGLDYLNLSSNSLSGAIPSELRMLTELDVFNASHNHLSGEIQSALAELLTLSISMYDFSYNNLTGPFPTCGIFNKVPTSAFVGNHGLWSAEGPTECKSSSTNSKSAKKNMVSVFLYSFLGFTVGAISIAALFLMFRKRSTIRPQVIKTSQNFESVEAMILQEEVKFTFAEVVKAVDDFHEKYCIGEGGFGKVYKAELQSGQVVAVKRLNTDDSNDVPAINLQSFQNEIRTLTTIRHRNIIRLYGFSTRRGCIFLLYEYLERGSLGKALYGVEGVTELGWLTRVKIVQGLARALSYLHHDCSPPIVHRDVTVNNVLLEQEFEPRLSDFGTARLLSIDSSNWTNIVGSLGYMAPELAYIMQVTDKCDVYSFGVVALEVMMGRHPGDMLESQLSESSTSMKGNADLLLKDVLDQRLEPPANELAKAVVLVMSIALACIRTRPGLRPTMHFVSQNLSAQSLPCLPKPFGMLTINKLSMLTINKLSALEN; from the exons ATGCAACTCAAAACCATGACATTTCATTATATGCTCCTGCTGCTGTCCTCATTGCCACTGATCAAAACGACATCAATATCTCCAACAAAACAAGCAGAATCGCTCATCAAATGGAAGGAAGGcttttcttcatcatcatcatcgccACCTTCGCCACTCAATTCGTGGTCCCTCACCAACCTCAGCAGCCTCTGCAACTGGACTGCCATTGTCTGCACCAAAACCAGAACAGTCTCCAAAATACAGCTCTCCGGTATGGAAATTAACGGAACACTGGCTCTTTTCGACTTTTACCTATTTCCAAATCTCACCCACTTCAACCTGAGTGGCAACTATTTCCGAGGGCCCATACCATCTGCCATTGGAAATCTCTCCAGCCTCACAACTTTGAACTTGGGCAACAAATTTTATGAAGAGACTCACAACCAATTCTCTGGCCCAATTCCGGACAATATAGGTTTGATTTCTGGTCTTCAATATATTGACCTGAGTAATAATTTTCTGGAAGGGAAAATTCCACCCTCTATAGGCAAACTCAGGGAGCTCCAGTTCCTTTATCTTTCATACAACTCCTTAAACTCTTCAATTCCTTCTGAGCTTGGTCTTTGTACAAACCTCACTCACTTGTCCTTGTCTTCCAATAACCTCAACGGGGAACTGCCTCTGTCCTTGTCCAATCTGAAAAGCCTCGTTCAATTGGATTTACATAATAATCGATTTATTGGTCAAATCCTTCTTTCTCTTGTCTCCAATTGGACGGAATTGGTCTCTTTGAACCTTCAACACAATAGCTTCAATGGAACCATTTCAGTAGAAACTGGGCAGTTGAGACAATTGCAGTATCTAAACCTTTATTCCAACAAATTCAGCGGAGAGATTCCTCAGAGTTTAGGCAATTTATCTCAGCTTCAGGGACTCTCTTTAGACCAGAACCACTTGAGAGGAGAGATTCCTCAGAGTCTAGGCAAATTGACTCAGCTTCAG GGACACTATTTGTCCGATAACCACTTGACAGGAGAGATTCCTCAGAGTCTCGGCAAATTGACTAAGCTTCAACAACTCTATTTGTCCGATAACCACTTGACAGGAGAGATTCCTCAGAGTCTAGGCAAATTGACTCAGCTTCAGCAACTCTATTTGTCCGATAACCACTTGACAGGAGAGATTCCTCAGAGTCTAGGCAATTTATCTCGCCTTCAGAGACTCGATTTGTCCGTTAACAACCTCACAGGAGTGATCCCACGAATTTCAGGTATGTTGGACCTCAAGCTTCTTTCATTGTCTAATAACAATTTGACATGGGTAATACCAATTTTTCTGTTTCTTGCCGTAGGTTTAACAGGTTTGGACTACTTGAATCTCAGCAGCAATTCACTATCGGGTGCAATACCATCAGAATTGCGCATGCTCACAGAATTAGACGTTTTCAATGCCTCACACAATCATCTCTCAGGCGAAATTCAATCAGCGTTAGCTGAACTGTTGACTCTAAGTATAAGTATGTATGACTTTTCGTACAACAACTTAACAGGGCCATTCCCAACTTGTGGCATTTTCAATAAGGTGCCAACAAGTGCGTTTGTTGGTAACCATGGCTTGTGGAGTGCAGAGGGACCAACTGAATGTAAGTCCTCCAGTACAAATTCCAAAAGTGCTAAGAAGAATATGGTATCTGTTTTCCTTTATTCCTTTTTGGGTTTCACAGTAGGTGCAATTTCCATTGCTGCTCTGTTTCTTATGTTTCGTAAGAGGTCCACGATCCGGCCTCAGGTAATCAAAACTTCTCAAAACTTCGAGAGTGTTGAAGCAATGATATTGCAAGAGGAAGTAAAATTTACGTTTGCAGAAGTTGTGAAGGCTGTAGATGACTTTCATGAGAAATACTGCATTGGCGAAGGAGGTTTTGGAAAGGTTTACAAGGCAGAGCTCCAATCAGGCCAAGTTGTTGCTGTTAAGAGGCTTAACACGGATGACTCTAATGACGTTCCAGCGATCAATCTTCAAAGTTTTCAGAATGAAATCCGAACTTTGACAACTATCCGGCATCGAAACATCATTAGGCTATATGGCTTCTCTACAAGGAGGGGTTGCATATTCTTGCTTTATGAATACTTAGAGAGAGGCAGCCTCGGAAAAGCATTGTATGGGGTAGAAGGGGTTACTGAACTTGGCTGGTTAACAAGGGTAAAAATTGTGCAAGGACTTGCTCGTGCACTTTCTTACCTGCACCATGACTGCTCACCACCAATTGTACATCGTGATGTAACTGTCAATAATGTATTGCTCGAGCAGGAATTTGAGCCCCGACTCTCAGATTTTGGAACAGCAAGACTGTTGAGTATTGATTCATCCAACTGGACCAACATTGTTGGCTCGCTAGGATACATGGCCCCAG AGCTTGCATATATTATGCAGGTGACAGACAAGTGTGATGTTTATAGCTTTGGAGTGGTGGCACTAGAAGTCATGATGGGAAGGCACCCCGGGGATATGCTAGAGTCCCAACTATCAGAATCATCAACGTCAATGAAAGGAAATGCAGACTTGCTCTTGAAAGATGTGTTAGATCAACGACTAGAGCCTCCAGCCAATGAATTGGCAAAGGCAGTGGTGCTTGTAATGAGTATAGCATTGGCTTGTATACGAACGCGTCCCGGGTTGCGTCCGACAATGCATTTTGTGTCACAGAATCTGTCAGCTCAGAGTCTTCCTTGCCTTCCTAAGCCATTTGGTATGCTTACCATCAACAAGCTATCTATGCTTACCATCAACAAGCTATCGGCCCTTGAAAACTAG
- the LOC126622426 gene encoding MDIS1-interacting receptor like kinase 2-like isoform X6 — translation MQLKTMTFHYMLLLLSSLPLIKTTSISPTKQAESLIKWKEGFSSSSSSPPSPLNSWSLTNLSSLCNWTAIVCTKTRTVSKIQLSGMEINGTLALFDFYLFPNLTHFNLSGNYFRGPIPSAIGNLSSLTTLNLGNKFYEETHNQFSGPIPDNIGLISGLQYIDLSNNFLEGKIPPSIGKLRELQFLYLSYNSLNSSIPSELGLCTNLTHLSLSSNNLNGELPLSLSNLKSLVQLDLHNNRFIGQILLSLVSNWTELVSLNLQHNSFNGTISVETGQLRQLQYLNLYSNKFSGEIPQSLGNLSQLQGLSLDQNHLRGEIPQSLGKLTQLQQLYLSNNHLTGEIPQSLGKLTQLQGHYLSDNHLTGEIPQSLGKLTKLQQLYLSDNHLTGEIPQSLGKLTQLQQLYLSDNHLTGEIPQSLGNLSRLQRLDLSVNNLTGVIPRISGMLDLKLLSLSNNNLTWVIPIFLFLAVGLTGLDYLNLSSNSLSGAIPSELRMLTELDVFNASHNHLSGEIQSALAELLTLSISMYDFSYNNLTGPFPTCGIFNKVPTSAFVGNHGLWSAEGPTECKSSSTNSKSAKKNMVSVFLYSFLGFTVGAISIAALFLMFRKRSTIRPQVIKTSQNFESVEAMILQEEVKFTFAEVVKAVDDFHEKYCIGEGGFGKVYKAELQSGQVVAVKRLNTDDSNDVPAINLQSFQNEIRTLTTIRHRNIIRLYGFSTRRGCIFLLYEYLERGSLGKALYGVEGVTELGWLTRVKIVQGLARALSYLHHDCSPPIVHRDVTVNNVLLEQEFEPRLSDFGTARLLSIDSSNWTNIVGSLGYMAPELAYIMQVTDKCDVYSFGVVALEVMMGRHPGDMLESQLSESSTSMKGNADLLLKDVLDQRLEPPANELAKAVVLVMSIALACIRTRPGLRPTMHFVSQNLSAQSLPCLPKPFGMLTINKLSMLTINKLSALEN, via the exons ATGCAACTCAAAACCATGACATTTCATTATATGCTCCTGCTGCTGTCCTCATTGCCACTGATCAAAACGACATCAATATCTCCAACAAAACAAGCAGAATCGCTCATCAAATGGAAGGAAGGcttttcttcatcatcatcatcgccACCTTCGCCACTCAATTCGTGGTCCCTCACCAACCTCAGCAGCCTCTGCAACTGGACTGCCATTGTCTGCACCAAAACCAGAACAGTCTCCAAAATACAGCTCTCCGGTATGGAAATTAACGGAACACTGGCTCTTTTCGACTTTTACCTATTTCCAAATCTCACCCACTTCAACCTGAGTGGCAACTATTTCCGAGGGCCCATACCATCTGCCATTGGAAATCTCTCCAGCCTCACAACTTTGAACTTGGGCAACAAATTTTATGAAGAGACTCACAACCAATTCTCTGGCCCAATTCCGGACAATATAGGTTTGATTTCTGGTCTTCAATATATTGACCTGAGTAATAATTTTCTGGAAGGGAAAATTCCACCCTCTATAGGCAAACTCAGGGAGCTCCAGTTCCTTTATCTTTCATACAACTCCTTAAACTCTTCAATTCCTTCTGAGCTTGGTCTTTGTACAAACCTCACTCACTTGTCCTTGTCTTCCAATAACCTCAACGGGGAACTGCCTCTGTCCTTGTCCAATCTGAAAAGCCTCGTTCAATTGGATTTACATAATAATCGATTTATTGGTCAAATCCTTCTTTCTCTTGTCTCCAATTGGACGGAATTGGTCTCTTTGAACCTTCAACACAATAGCTTCAATGGAACCATTTCAGTAGAAACTGGGCAGTTGAGACAATTGCAGTATCTAAACCTTTATTCCAACAAATTCAGCGGAGAGATTCCTCAGAGTTTAGGCAATTTATCTCAGCTTCAGGGACTCTCTTTAGACCAGAACCACTTGAGAGGAGAGATTCCTCAGAGTCTAGGCAAATTGACTCAGCTTCAG CAACTGTATTTGTCCAATAACCACTTGACAGGAGAAATTCCACAGAGTCTAGGCAAATTGACTCAGCTTCAGGGACACTATTTGTCCGATAACCACTTGACAGGAGAGATTCCTCAGAGTCTCGGCAAATTGACTAAGCTTCAACAACTCTATTTGTCCGATAACCACTTGACAGGAGAGATTCCTCAGAGTCTAGGCAAATTGACTCAGCTTCAGCAACTCTATTTGTCCGATAACCACTTGACAGGAGAGATTCCTCAGAGTCTAGGCAATTTATCTCGCCTTCAGAGACTCGATTTGTCCGTTAACAACCTCACAGGAGTGATCCCACGAATTTCAGGTATGTTGGACCTCAAGCTTCTTTCATTGTCTAATAACAATTTGACATGGGTAATACCAATTTTTCTGTTTCTTGCCGTAGGTTTAACAGGTTTGGACTACTTGAATCTCAGCAGCAATTCACTATCGGGTGCAATACCATCAGAATTGCGCATGCTCACAGAATTAGACGTTTTCAATGCCTCACACAATCATCTCTCAGGCGAAATTCAATCAGCGTTAGCTGAACTGTTGACTCTAAGTATAAGTATGTATGACTTTTCGTACAACAACTTAACAGGGCCATTCCCAACTTGTGGCATTTTCAATAAGGTGCCAACAAGTGCGTTTGTTGGTAACCATGGCTTGTGGAGTGCAGAGGGACCAACTGAATGTAAGTCCTCCAGTACAAATTCCAAAAGTGCTAAGAAGAATATGGTATCTGTTTTCCTTTATTCCTTTTTGGGTTTCACAGTAGGTGCAATTTCCATTGCTGCTCTGTTTCTTATGTTTCGTAAGAGGTCCACGATCCGGCCTCAGGTAATCAAAACTTCTCAAAACTTCGAGAGTGTTGAAGCAATGATATTGCAAGAGGAAGTAAAATTTACGTTTGCAGAAGTTGTGAAGGCTGTAGATGACTTTCATGAGAAATACTGCATTGGCGAAGGAGGTTTTGGAAAGGTTTACAAGGCAGAGCTCCAATCAGGCCAAGTTGTTGCTGTTAAGAGGCTTAACACGGATGACTCTAATGACGTTCCAGCGATCAATCTTCAAAGTTTTCAGAATGAAATCCGAACTTTGACAACTATCCGGCATCGAAACATCATTAGGCTATATGGCTTCTCTACAAGGAGGGGTTGCATATTCTTGCTTTATGAATACTTAGAGAGAGGCAGCCTCGGAAAAGCATTGTATGGGGTAGAAGGGGTTACTGAACTTGGCTGGTTAACAAGGGTAAAAATTGTGCAAGGACTTGCTCGTGCACTTTCTTACCTGCACCATGACTGCTCACCACCAATTGTACATCGTGATGTAACTGTCAATAATGTATTGCTCGAGCAGGAATTTGAGCCCCGACTCTCAGATTTTGGAACAGCAAGACTGTTGAGTATTGATTCATCCAACTGGACCAACATTGTTGGCTCGCTAGGATACATGGCCCCAG AGCTTGCATATATTATGCAGGTGACAGACAAGTGTGATGTTTATAGCTTTGGAGTGGTGGCACTAGAAGTCATGATGGGAAGGCACCCCGGGGATATGCTAGAGTCCCAACTATCAGAATCATCAACGTCAATGAAAGGAAATGCAGACTTGCTCTTGAAAGATGTGTTAGATCAACGACTAGAGCCTCCAGCCAATGAATTGGCAAAGGCAGTGGTGCTTGTAATGAGTATAGCATTGGCTTGTATACGAACGCGTCCCGGGTTGCGTCCGACAATGCATTTTGTGTCACAGAATCTGTCAGCTCAGAGTCTTCCTTGCCTTCCTAAGCCATTTGGTATGCTTACCATCAACAAGCTATCTATGCTTACCATCAACAAGCTATCGGCCCTTGAAAACTAG